The following are encoded together in the Rhinopithecus roxellana isolate Shanxi Qingling chromosome 5, ASM756505v1, whole genome shotgun sequence genome:
- the CD276 gene encoding CD276 antigen isoform X1, protein MNFKGDIQIIAPTSSRKKELCLQQLCEAGAAFHHGEPSCQLPHRKMLHRRGSPGMGVHVGAALGALWFCLTGALEVQVPEDPVVALVGTDATLRCSFSPEPGFSLAQLNLIWQLTDTKQLVHSFTEGRDQGSAYANRTALFLDLLAQGNASLRLQRVRVADEGSFTCFVSIRDFGSAAVSLQVAAPYSKPSMTLEPNKDLQPGDTVTITCSSYRGYPEAEVFWQDGQGAPLTGNVTTSQMANEQGLFDVHSVLRVVLGANGTYSCLVRNPVLQQDAHGSITITPQRSPTGAVEVQVPEDPVVALVGTDATLRCSFSPEPGFSLAQLNLIWQLTDTKQLVHSFTEGRDQGSAYANRTALFLDLLAQGNASLRLQRVRVADEGSFTCFVSIRDFGSAAVSLQVAAPYSKPSMTLEPNKDLRPGDTVTITCSSYRGYPEAEVFWQDGQGAPLTGNVTTSQMANEQGLFDVHSVLRVVLGANGTYSCLVRNPVLQQDAHGSVTITGQPMTFPPEALWVTVGLSVCLVALLVALAFVCWRKIKQSCEEENAGAEDQDGEGEGSKTALQPLKHSDSKEDDGQELA, encoded by the exons gcAGGGGCAGCCTTCCACCACGGGGAGCCCAGCTGTCAGCTGCCTCACAGGAAGATGCTGCATCGGCGGGGCAGCCCTGGCATGGGTGTGCACGTGGGTGCAGCCCTGGGAGCACTGTGGTTCTGCCTCACAG GAGCCCTGGAGGTCCAGGTCCCTGAGGACCCGGTGGTGGCACTGGTGGGCACCGATGCCACCCTGCGCTGCTCCTTCTCCCCCGAGCCTGGCTTTAGCCTGGCACAGCTTAACCTCATCTGGCAGCTGACAGACACCAAACAGCTGGTGCACAGTTTCACCGAGGGCCGGGACCAGGGCAGCGCTTATGCCAACCGCACGGCACTCTTCCTGGACCTGCTGGCACAGGGCAACGCATCCCTGAGGCTGCAGCGCGTGCGTGTGGCAGACGAGGGCAGCTTCACCTGCTTCGTGAGCATCCGGGATTTTGGCAGCGCTGCTGTCAGCCTGCAGGTGGCTG CTCCCTACTCGAAGCCCAGCATGACCCTGGAGCCTAACAAGGACCTGCAGCCCGGGGACACGGTGACCATCACGTGCTCCAGCTACCGAGGCTACCCTGAGGCTGAGGTGTTCTGGCAGGATGGGCAGGGTGCGCCCCTGACTGGCAACGTGACCACGTCGCAGATGGCCAATGAGCAGGGCTTGTTTGATGTGCACAGTGTCCTGCGGGTGGTGCTGGGTGCGAATGGCACCTACAGCTGCCTGGTGCGCAACCCCGTGCTGCAGCAGGACGCACACGGCTCCATCACCATCACACCCCAGAGAAGCCCCACAG GAGCCGTGGAGGTCCAGGTCCCTGAGGACCCGGTGGTAGCCCTGGTGGGCACCGATGCCACCCTGCGCTGCTCCTTCTCCCCCGAGCCTGGCTTTAGCCTGGCACAGCTCAACCTCATCTGGCAGCTGACAGATACCAAACAGCTGGTGCACAGTTTCACCGAGGGCCGGGACCAGGGCAGCGCTTATGCCAACCGCACGGCACTCTTCCTGGACCTGCTGGCACAGGGCAACGCATCCCTGAGGCTGCAGCGCGTGCGTGTGGCAGACGAGGGCAGCTTCACCTGCTTCGTGAGCATCCGGGATTTTGGCAGCGCTGCTGTCAGCCTGCAGGTGGCTG CTCCCTACTCGAAGCCCAGCATGACCCTGGAGCCTAACAAGGACCTGCGACCCGGGGACACGGTGACCATCACGTGCTCCAGCTACCGAGGCTACCCTGAGGCCGAGGTGTTCTGGCAGGATGGGCAGGGTGCGCCCCTGACTGGCAACGTGACCACGTCGCAGATGGCCAATGAGCAGGGCTTGTTTGATGTGCACAGTGTCCTGCGGGTGGTGCTGGGTGCGAATGGCACCTACAGCTGCCTGGTGCGCAACCCGGTGCTGCAGCAGGACGCGCATGGTTCTGTCACCATCACAG GGCAGCCCATGACATTCCCCCCGGAGGCCCTGTGGGTGACCGTGGGGCTCTCTGTCTGTCTCGTTGCACTGCTGGTGGCCCTGGCTTTCGTGTGCTGGAGAAAGATCAAACAGAGCTGTGAGGAGGAGAATGCAG GAGCTGAGGACCaggatggggagggagaaggatCCAAGACAG CCCTGCAGCCTCTGAAACACTCTGACAGCAAAGAAG ATGATGGACAAGAATTAGCCTGA
- the CD276 gene encoding CD276 antigen isoform X2, protein MLHRRGSPGMGVHVGAALGALWFCLTGALEVQVPEDPVVALVGTDATLRCSFSPEPGFSLAQLNLIWQLTDTKQLVHSFTEGRDQGSAYANRTALFLDLLAQGNASLRLQRVRVADEGSFTCFVSIRDFGSAAVSLQVAAPYSKPSMTLEPNKDLQPGDTVTITCSSYRGYPEAEVFWQDGQGAPLTGNVTTSQMANEQGLFDVHSVLRVVLGANGTYSCLVRNPVLQQDAHGSITITPQRSPTGAVEVQVPEDPVVALVGTDATLRCSFSPEPGFSLAQLNLIWQLTDTKQLVHSFTEGRDQGSAYANRTALFLDLLAQGNASLRLQRVRVADEGSFTCFVSIRDFGSAAVSLQVAAPYSKPSMTLEPNKDLRPGDTVTITCSSYRGYPEAEVFWQDGQGAPLTGNVTTSQMANEQGLFDVHSVLRVVLGANGTYSCLVRNPVLQQDAHGSVTITGQPMTFPPEALWVTVGLSVCLVALLVALAFVCWRKIKQSCEEENAGAEDQDGEGEGSKTALQPLKHSDSKEDDGQELA, encoded by the exons ATGCTGCATCGGCGGGGCAGCCCTGGCATGGGTGTGCACGTGGGTGCAGCCCTGGGAGCACTGTGGTTCTGCCTCACAG GAGCCCTGGAGGTCCAGGTCCCTGAGGACCCGGTGGTGGCACTGGTGGGCACCGATGCCACCCTGCGCTGCTCCTTCTCCCCCGAGCCTGGCTTTAGCCTGGCACAGCTTAACCTCATCTGGCAGCTGACAGACACCAAACAGCTGGTGCACAGTTTCACCGAGGGCCGGGACCAGGGCAGCGCTTATGCCAACCGCACGGCACTCTTCCTGGACCTGCTGGCACAGGGCAACGCATCCCTGAGGCTGCAGCGCGTGCGTGTGGCAGACGAGGGCAGCTTCACCTGCTTCGTGAGCATCCGGGATTTTGGCAGCGCTGCTGTCAGCCTGCAGGTGGCTG CTCCCTACTCGAAGCCCAGCATGACCCTGGAGCCTAACAAGGACCTGCAGCCCGGGGACACGGTGACCATCACGTGCTCCAGCTACCGAGGCTACCCTGAGGCTGAGGTGTTCTGGCAGGATGGGCAGGGTGCGCCCCTGACTGGCAACGTGACCACGTCGCAGATGGCCAATGAGCAGGGCTTGTTTGATGTGCACAGTGTCCTGCGGGTGGTGCTGGGTGCGAATGGCACCTACAGCTGCCTGGTGCGCAACCCCGTGCTGCAGCAGGACGCACACGGCTCCATCACCATCACACCCCAGAGAAGCCCCACAG GAGCCGTGGAGGTCCAGGTCCCTGAGGACCCGGTGGTAGCCCTGGTGGGCACCGATGCCACCCTGCGCTGCTCCTTCTCCCCCGAGCCTGGCTTTAGCCTGGCACAGCTCAACCTCATCTGGCAGCTGACAGATACCAAACAGCTGGTGCACAGTTTCACCGAGGGCCGGGACCAGGGCAGCGCTTATGCCAACCGCACGGCACTCTTCCTGGACCTGCTGGCACAGGGCAACGCATCCCTGAGGCTGCAGCGCGTGCGTGTGGCAGACGAGGGCAGCTTCACCTGCTTCGTGAGCATCCGGGATTTTGGCAGCGCTGCTGTCAGCCTGCAGGTGGCTG CTCCCTACTCGAAGCCCAGCATGACCCTGGAGCCTAACAAGGACCTGCGACCCGGGGACACGGTGACCATCACGTGCTCCAGCTACCGAGGCTACCCTGAGGCCGAGGTGTTCTGGCAGGATGGGCAGGGTGCGCCCCTGACTGGCAACGTGACCACGTCGCAGATGGCCAATGAGCAGGGCTTGTTTGATGTGCACAGTGTCCTGCGGGTGGTGCTGGGTGCGAATGGCACCTACAGCTGCCTGGTGCGCAACCCGGTGCTGCAGCAGGACGCGCATGGTTCTGTCACCATCACAG GGCAGCCCATGACATTCCCCCCGGAGGCCCTGTGGGTGACCGTGGGGCTCTCTGTCTGTCTCGTTGCACTGCTGGTGGCCCTGGCTTTCGTGTGCTGGAGAAAGATCAAACAGAGCTGTGAGGAGGAGAATGCAG GAGCTGAGGACCaggatggggagggagaaggatCCAAGACAG CCCTGCAGCCTCTGAAACACTCTGACAGCAAAGAAG ATGATGGACAAGAATTAGCCTGA